In a genomic window of Vigna angularis cultivar LongXiaoDou No.4 chromosome 6, ASM1680809v1, whole genome shotgun sequence:
- the LOC108341722 gene encoding probable inactive receptor kinase At2g26730 — protein sequence MNISFVINVVLLLAIILLLLLYYNTYTRLNKIVKGQIHTVIEKEDDVEIGVENKIEIGEGTVIMTVEERKGLIFFNDNQKFQMGELLRASAEPLGHGILGNSYKAMLNSGSTIVVKRLRNLKPFTKEEFEKIVTAIADMKHPNLLPLLAYYHSRDEKLMLYSFAGNGNLFSRLHDRGGNRAPFSWNSRLSVARGVARALVYLHLNHKFQNVVPHGNLRSSNVLFDENDAVLVSDFGLASLIAQPIAAQHMVVYKSPEYGYARKVTMQADVWSYGSLLIELLTGKVSINSAPQGTNGVDLCSWVHRAVREEWTAEIFDKEISGQKSALPGMLRLLQLAMRCIERFPEKRPEMREVMREVEKIQVPVITEDDDDVSGDRSLTDDSLSTSTSIIGDER from the exons ATGAATATTTCATTCGTTATCAATGTGGTTCTTCTGCTTGCAATCATACTGCTCTTGCTGCTTTACTACAACACATACACAAGGCTGAATAAAATAGTGAAGGGGCAGATTCACACAGTCATAGAAAAAGAGGATGACGTGGAGATCGGTGTTGAAAACAAGATAGAGATAGGAGAGGGGACAGTGATTATGACAGTGGAAGAGAGAAAGGGGCTGATATTCTTTAACGATAACCAGAAATTTCAAATGGGTGAACTTCTTAGAGCTTCTGCTGAGCCACTGGGTCATGGGATCTTGGGAAACAGTTATAAGGCTATGCTGAATAGTGGATCTACCATTGTCGTCAAAAGGCTAAGGAACTTGAAGCCATTTACAAAGGAGGAATTTGAGAAGATAGTCACTGCCATTGCTGATATGAAGCACCCCAATTTGTTGCCTTTGCTCGCTTACTACCATTCCAGAGATGAGAAGCTCATGCTTTACAGTTTTGCAGGGAATGGAAATCTTTTCTCCCGACTTCATG ATAGAGGCGGAAACCGGGCACCGTTCAGTTGGAACTCAAGATTGTCAGTTGCAAGAGGAGTGGCTCGAGCATTGGTGTACCTGCACCTCAACCACAAGTTCCAAAACGTTGTCCCACACGGCAACTTGCGGTCTTCAAACGTACTATTCGATGAAAACGATGCGGTTCTTGTTTCTGACTTCGGTCTTGCCTCCTTGATAGCACAACCTATTGCAGCTCAGCACATGGTTGTTTACAAATCACCTGAATATGGGTACGCAAGAAAGGTGACAATGCAAGCCGATGTGTGGAGCTATGGTTCACTTCTGATAGAGCTTCTGACCGGAAAAGTGTCTATTAACTCGGCTCCACAAGGAACGAATGGCGTGGATCTATGCAGTTGGGTTCATAGAGCAGTGAGGGAAGAATGGACAGCTGAGATATTTGACAAAGAAATATCAGGGCAAAAAAGTGCACTTCCTGGGATGCTGAGGTTGTTGCAGCTTGCAATGCGTTGCATTGAGAGGTTCCCTGAGAAGCGCCCTGAGATGAGAGAGGTGATGAGAGAAGTGGAGAAAATACAGGTCCCGGTGATCACAGAAGATGATGACGATGTGTCTGGGGATAGGTCCCTAACTGATGATTCTCTTTCAACCAGTACCTCTATCATTGGAGATGAAAGATAG